Below is a genomic region from Enterobacter hormaechei subsp. xiangfangensis.
CATGGTCGAGGATACCGCGCATACCATCAATAAGAAGGTGGGCTGGCTGCTTCACGGTCAGGAGGCGATTCTGGTGCCGGACTTCAACACGAAATGCCAGTGTCAGATCCTGGGGGAAGGTATTGGATTTTTACCGGAATACATGACGCGTGAGGCGGTGGAGGATGGGCTGCTGGTAACGCGGCGAATCAATAATCCGCGCCAGGATTCGCGCATGCTGCTCGCCACGCAGCATGCGGCGACCGGTCAGGTCACGCGCTGGATAAAACAGCAATTTGGCCCCGAAGGCGTGCTGACCCGGATCTACAGTGACTTACTGTGGCGTACCTAGCTCTTCGTCTGAACCCAAAATGCGTGGATAAGACCGGGGAAGTAGCCCAGGATGGTCAGAAGGATATTCAGAATAAACGCCCAGCCCAGCCCCTTGCCAAGCAGCACGCCCAGCGGCGGGAGAATAATCGTAAAAACAACGCGCCAAAAACCCATAAATAACTCCGTGCAAGCTAACCAATTGAAAATTATAAAAGACACTTCTCTAAGCGTAGCCAGTTTACGGGTAACTGCCATTCGTCTCTCGCGCTTTTACCTGCCTTTACCCTCTTTACACTGGCTTAAACCCGGCCTTAAATGCTCTACTGTTCTGAAATTGACCGTAAGGAAACATAATGTCTCTTCCTCTTATTTCGCCGCAGCAGGCAAACGCGCTTATTGCTGAAGGCGCCAAACTTATCGATATTCGCGACCCCGACGAGTATGCCCGCGAGCATATTCCGGCGGCGCACTCCATTCCGCTGGATTCGTTACCCGGCGGGCTTAACGCGGCGCCGGGAGAAACGGTGATTTTCCACTGTCAGTCCGGCGCACGAACCTCAAACAATGCTGCTCGTCTGGCGCAGGCAGCATCCCCTGCGAACGCCTGTGTGGTTGAGGGAGGCATTCAGGGCTGGAAACAGGCCGGGCTGCTGACCGTTGAAGATCGATCGCAGCCGCTTCCGCTGATGCGTCAGGTGCAGATCGCTGCCGGGCTGCTGATCCTCTGCGGCGTGGTGTTGGGTTACAGCGTCTCCAGCGGTTTTTTCCTGCTGAGCGGTTTTGTGGGCGTCGGGCTGCTGTTCGCCGGAGTGACAGGTTTTTGCGGTATGGCGCGACTTCTGAAAGTGATGCCGTGGAACCGACGTACCTGATAAGGAGTATCTGAAAGATTAGGCTGTACCCCGTCCCGGACGTGGGCTATGGTGAAGATCATGACAATGATGAGGAGGTGCTATGTTTTCTGTCGGTGATTATGTCCAACCGCGTCAGGGCGGTCCGAAACTGAAAGTGCTCGAAGTGAATGGTGAAAACATTGTGGCCGTGCAGGCCAGCGATGAGCAGGGCGAGAAATATCACCTGAAAGCGGCGGACGTAGTTCTGTACTCCGAAGAAGGTGACTTTGGCGTCTGCTAAGTCAATAATCGGGCGGAATACACCGCCCGAATAATCATCAGATCAGGAAATCGTCCAGCGATTTACCGTTTGCCAGTGCGGTCGCAATTGGCTTTGGCGTACGTCCCTGACCGGTCCAGGTTTTTTCTTCACCGTTCGCGTCAATAAAACGATATTTCGCCGCACGCGCTTTACGTTTTTTCGTCGGCTGACCCGCCTGCGCCAGGTCACTGCCTAACAGATCGCTCGGAGAAATACCGTCAGCTTTCATCAGTTCCAGCAGAGCATTAATTTTATCCTGCTGTTCAGCGCGTTGACGCTCTAATTCAGCCTGCTCGCTGCGTTTTTCTTCAGTGACAATCCGGAATTTTTCC
It encodes:
- a CDS encoding YqaE/Pmp3 family membrane protein, with the translated sequence MGFWRVVFTIILPPLGVLLGKGLGWAFILNILLTILGYFPGLIHAFWVQTKS
- a CDS encoding rhodanese family protein, with the protein product MSLPLISPQQANALIAEGAKLIDIRDPDEYAREHIPAAHSIPLDSLPGGLNAAPGETVIFHCQSGARTSNNAARLAQAASPANACVVEGGIQGWKQAGLLTVEDRSQPLPLMRQVQIAAGLLILCGVVLGYSVSSGFFLLSGFVGVGLLFAGVTGFCGMARLLKVMPWNRRT
- the stpA gene encoding DNA-binding protein StpA, which encodes MALTLQNLNNIRTLRALARELSMDVLEEVLEKFRIVTEEKRSEQAELERQRAEQQDKINALLELMKADGISPSDLLGSDLAQAGQPTKKRKARAAKYRFIDANGEEKTWTGQGRTPKPIATALANGKSLDDFLI